In the genome of Leptospira saintgironsiae, one region contains:
- a CDS encoding ParA family protein yields the protein MKARVLSVEEVLSEYVLSSEDEFLEKAEKWSLPKDNKGKYKTDVLDKYFSKKTKHSYESVIIAVSNQKGGEGKTTVSICLAEALAKAGKKVLLLDWDAQANITQLYVGQADKSVFHSLGYKEESKVDISEIIVTLAPGLDLVPSSIHLANFTTPYERDDFDLLKEALLPVRSSYEYIIIDCPPSLGLILENALIAADLVLVPIQTRAFSVQGLKDLHGTIEKIRKKANPGLGLLGAVLNQYEDSRALSGLAETVRKYFPVFDSVVYRREAIPQSQAKRKLLSEYDPKAMQMFSTLAEEVMRRANGKKI from the coding sequence GTGAAAGCCAGAGTTTTAAGTGTAGAAGAAGTCCTCTCCGAATACGTTTTAAGTTCGGAAGATGAGTTTCTGGAGAAGGCGGAAAAATGGTCCTTGCCCAAAGACAATAAGGGCAAGTACAAGACGGATGTTTTGGATAAGTACTTTTCCAAAAAAACAAAACATTCTTATGAATCTGTGATCATCGCGGTTTCTAACCAAAAAGGTGGAGAAGGTAAAACCACAGTTTCCATCTGTCTCGCGGAAGCATTGGCAAAGGCAGGCAAAAAAGTCCTACTTTTGGATTGGGATGCTCAGGCAAATATTACTCAGTTATATGTTGGCCAGGCGGATAAATCGGTCTTTCATAGTTTAGGTTATAAAGAAGAATCTAAAGTAGATATTTCTGAAATTATTGTAACTCTTGCTCCTGGTTTGGACCTGGTTCCTTCTTCAATTCACTTGGCTAATTTTACGACTCCTTATGAGAGAGACGATTTTGATCTTTTGAAAGAAGCACTTCTGCCTGTCCGTTCTTCTTATGAATATATTATTATAGATTGTCCTCCTTCTTTGGGTTTGATTTTGGAAAATGCTTTGATCGCGGCTGATCTTGTTTTAGTTCCGATCCAGACTCGCGCTTTTAGTGTGCAGGGTTTGAAAGACCTTCATGGTACAATAGAGAAGATCCGTAAAAAAGCAAATCCAGGTCTTGGGCTTTTGGGAGCAGTCTTAAATCAGTATGAGGATTCGAGGGCGCTTTCTGGGCTTGCCGAAACTGTCCGGAAATATTTCCCAGTGTTTGATTCTGTAGTGTACAGAAGAGAGGCGATCCCTCAGTCTCAAGCAAAACGTAAACTTTTATCCGAATATGATCCTAAAGCAATGCAAATGTTTTCTACCTTGGCGGAAGAAGTGATGAGGAGAGCAAATGGCAAAAAGATCTGA
- a CDS encoding ParB/RepB/Spo0J family partition protein has product MAKRSDFAGLDLLTAFGGDESLKKEILLSDIITNPEQPRVFGKEDVSDLVESMKRLGLIEPIVVRRLGKKFQIVAGERRFQAAKLIGWKSIPVVETEAPEDRCYEIALAENEKRKSLNPWEVGRAIQFLRKERKKTAEEVGKILGYTERYVKQLSSIARLDQKSVSELLKSGSDLSVKNLETLLKKKEGRGGETISPRRPGERVTLDLKLLTIKNRESFLKELSNLKKKYGLS; this is encoded by the coding sequence ATGGCAAAAAGATCTGATTTTGCAGGGCTGGATCTATTAACAGCTTTCGGTGGGGACGAATCCCTAAAAAAAGAGATTCTTCTTTCTGATATTATAACGAATCCGGAACAACCTAGAGTTTTTGGAAAAGAAGATGTGAGCGATCTTGTCGAATCTATGAAACGTCTTGGTTTGATAGAACCGATTGTTGTTCGTAGATTAGGTAAGAAGTTCCAGATCGTAGCTGGAGAGAGAAGATTTCAAGCTGCGAAACTAATAGGTTGGAAATCTATTCCTGTAGTAGAAACCGAAGCTCCCGAAGATAGATGTTATGAGATTGCCCTGGCTGAGAACGAAAAACGTAAAAGTTTAAATCCCTGGGAAGTAGGAAGGGCGATCCAATTCCTCCGAAAAGAAAGAAAAAAAACCGCAGAAGAAGTCGGTAAAATTTTGGGTTATACAGAAAGATATGTAAAACAGTTGAGCTCGATAGCAAGACTGGACCAAAAATCTGTTTCAGAATTACTCAAAAGTGGAAGTGACCTTTCCGTCAAAAACCTGGAAACCCTTCTAAAAAAGAAAGAAGGACGGGGGGGTGAAACGATTTCACCCCGCAGACCTGGTGAAAGGGTCACGCTGGATCTTAAACTCCTGACTATCAAAAATAGAGAATCTTTCCTAAAAGAACTTTCTAACCTAAAGAAAAAGTACGGATTGAGCTAA
- a CDS encoding NADPH-dependent FMN reductase: MKIGIIVGSQQKQSQSSKVGEFLNSKLKEMSVETWTLDLGKNPLPLYDSTQTSDDKVWTGLWKPIDENLKSSEGFVIITPEYGGMASPAIKNFFLHAGLVQLGHKPGLLVSVSSGRGGAFPINEMRASSYKNTKICYIPEQLIFRDVEHLINGGEPVSPEDSFIRERSGFALKILVAYADALSEIRESGVVQDPRFKNGMS; this comes from the coding sequence ATGAAAATAGGAATCATAGTTGGCTCCCAACAAAAACAATCTCAATCCTCTAAAGTAGGCGAATTTTTAAATTCTAAATTAAAAGAAATGTCCGTAGAAACTTGGACATTGGACCTGGGAAAAAATCCTCTTCCTCTTTATGATTCTACTCAGACAAGCGACGATAAGGTCTGGACAGGTCTTTGGAAACCTATTGATGAAAATTTAAAAAGTTCTGAAGGTTTTGTTATTATCACTCCTGAGTATGGTGGGATGGCGAGTCCTGCTATTAAAAATTTCTTCCTTCATGCGGGTCTTGTTCAATTAGGCCATAAGCCTGGACTTCTTGTTTCTGTTTCTTCTGGTAGAGGCGGAGCTTTCCCGATCAATGAGATGAGAGCAAGCAGTTATAAAAATACTAAGATCTGTTATATCCCTGAACAATTGATCTTTAGGGACGTGGAACATTTGATCAATGGAGGGGAACCTGTCTCTCCGGAAGATAGTTTTATCAGAGAGAGAAGTGGATTCGCGCTTAAGATCCTGGTTGCTTATGCGGATGCTCTTTCCGAGATCCGTGAGTCTGGCGTGGTCCAGGATCCTAGGTTTAAAAACGGAATGTCCTGA